The Bacteroides ovatus genomic interval AAACTTATTTGTAAACAGGGAAATGTTGTTTTCGTAGATATCGACGTCTTTAAAGACTTCATTGATGGCTGCCTGCATCCCTTGTTTAGAAAGAAACTCATCGACACCGGCCTGTTTGCGCCCTTTCACCCATTGCTTCTCGGAACGGGGAGATTTCCGGTAATAGTCTGTGGCAAGCAGTTCACGGGCTGATACCGTCAGAATCGGTTTACCGGTAACAGCAGAAGTATCTACATATTCCGTCAGGAAATCAAATTTACGATATAGCCATTTTTTCTGTTTCTCTTCATCGAAGTTATTCAACGCAAAGGTGGTCTTTTCATAACGTTCGCGTTGCCAGAAGTCTTTCTCGTAGGGAGAGTAGTTGTCACGGCTTTCAATCATACGGCGGACAAATTCTACGGCGGGATTATCTTTCTTCCGGTAGTGCTCACGTTTGGGTTTGACTACCACTTCACCAAGCGCGTATTCGGTAGGCGCAAGTGCTACTTTATAGGATGCATTACGGGCAGGGCGAATGGTGCGGACATAGTCATTATATCCGATTACAGAGATTACAAGCACTGCTTCGGAGCGGTGGGTTTTGAAGTAAAAGCGTCCGTCGCTTCCGGTAGTAGTTCCTTCGGTCGTGTCTTTTAAGCGTACAGATGCATAAGGCAAAGGTTCTTTGGTCAGAGAATCAGTCACCACCCCTTGTACCACATACTGCGCACTGAGCGGAATACTGATAGCCAATAAAAGAAAGAGCGTCAATGTGCCTTTTTTCATTAATCTCATACCTTAAATCCTATTGAATTGAGCGGGGCAAAGGTAGGAGTGATTTCAAGACAAAAAAAGGTCTATTTGACGGAAGAAATGTTCTTATTTGACACAATTAGGGGAAAGTAATACGAAATCGGGTCAGTCCGTCGGCATAGGTTCGCAAAGAGAATGTGCACCCATGACGCATCAGTACTTCGCGAATAAAGATGAGTCCGATTCCCTGACCGTTCGGTTTGGTAGAGAAGAAAGGACTGAACAGTTTAGCTTCTGTTTCTTTGCTGATTCCCTGACCGTTATCTATCACTTCAACAGTGGCCGGAGCGAGGGTGCGGACTATTATTTCCCCATCGGCTTCAATGCTTTCCGCTGCATTTTTGATGATATTTACGAGTACTTGCTCAAACAAAGCGGCATCCAGCATCACATCTTTCAGACTTTCGTCTATTTCCATGCGGAGTGTAATGCGACGGTCATTACACATTCCTTCCATAAACCGCTTGCAGGTGAAAACCAAATCATTCAGATTGACAGAAGAGAGTGTCGGTTCGGGGATTTTCACCACATCGGCAAAACGGGTGATGAAACGACTCATCGAGAAACAACGGTCGGTACATACACGCATCACGTCGCAGATGTCTTCCATTCCTTCTTCGCTGGAAAGGGCTTGTTCTACCGTATCCAGTGTGGAAGTAATGCCGGCAGTCGTGTTGTTCACTTCGTGGGCAATCATGCGAATCACTTTCTCGTATGCTTTCTTTTCCGCTTTCATCACTTCGTCGGTGAGAGTTTCTACCAAGTAGAAAGGATGCTGAAATCCACGATCAATGAAAGAAGAATGAGTACACCGGTAGATATTCGAGTCGTTCAGACGGACGGTTACCTTCTCTCCTTTCGGGAGGTTAGCCAATTCCACCGCTAACGGAGAATCGATCTCTTTCATCTTCTTGCCTTGTACGTCTTCCAAACGAACACCCAGCATTTTCAAAGCCATCGGATTCAATTCCGAAAGGTCTTCATCAAGGGAAGTTATAATCACTCCCATCGGAGAAGCTTTAATCAGCAAATCAAGAAAATTATTCTGTTCACGCAGGCGGAGACGTTCATTCTTGAGCTGTTCCATCATGCGGTTGAAGATATTCACCACACGATCGGCCTCATATTGACCTATAGGGCTAAGACGGCTACTGAAATCCTGCTCACGCAACAGTTCCATACCGCTTCCGATTGTATTCAACGGCTTCACAATCTTACGATAGAAAAAGGTCAGATAAATGAGGATGAAAAGTATCAGCCCCTCCCCTATGTAGAAAAAGATTGTATTC includes:
- a CDS encoding sensor histidine kinase → MRIKGFFYILVFLLLALGSVLLFLSSQLNTIFFYIGEGLILFILIYLTFFYRKIVKPLNTIGSGMELLREQDFSSRLSPIGQYEADRVVNIFNRMMEQLKNERLRLREQNNFLDLLIKASPMGVIITSLDEDLSELNPMALKMLGVRLEDVQGKKMKEIDSPLAVELANLPKGEKVTVRLNDSNIYRCTHSSFIDRGFQHPFYLVETLTDEVMKAEKKAYEKVIRMIAHEVNNTTAGITSTLDTVEQALSSEEGMEDICDVMRVCTDRCFSMSRFITRFADVVKIPEPTLSSVNLNDLVFTCKRFMEGMCNDRRITLRMEIDESLKDVMLDAALFEQVLVNIIKNAAESIEADGEIIVRTLAPATVEVIDNGQGISKETEAKLFSPFFSTKPNGQGIGLIFIREVLMRHGCTFSLRTYADGLTRFRITFP